ACTGACTCCGGACTAACAGGCGGGTAGCCAGAGGGATTGGTCACCCCCGACCGGATATCCACGTCCATAATCCCGCTTAGCCATGGCAGCAAGGTAGGCATCTCCACCCCGCTGAAGTTATATCGCGTGCCCGTCAGCTCGACGTTACCGCTGGAATTTATCCTGAAGACGGTATCGCGAAAGCCCCATACGTCAAGGCTCTCCTCATGCTTGTCATCCACGGGAGGAGGACCCGGAATTATGCGCTCCGACGCCCCTTCCGACATCAGTGAAACGGCATTGACCGAAGAGTTATTTTCTCTTTTGAACCGATCCATTTATTTAGCCTGAGTGTTCCCAAAGTTATTATCTAAAGAAACTAAGAATCCAAGGTAAGAGAGAGTATGCTTGTTTACAAGCTGTTTCTGGCGTTTCATAGTGTGCCCAGACAAAGCTCACTAAAAGATACGAATCGACTTACCTAACCTCGAATTGAGTCCATTTATTCAATAGCAACCAATATCGAATTATTCCCTCCTGTTCACCAAACACGTACACTTCCCCGGTATCCGTATCGACACTAAATCGAATTGAAAATATCCCAGCTTGAGTTATGACACCGTGAAAGCCCATTTCACGCACCTATTAAACTTTTAACTTGCAAAAGCGTACATTATTGTGTACGTTTTTGTCAACAATGTTTGGAGAAAAAATGCGAACAATAAATGTAACGAAAGCACGTGCAAATTTATATAAGCTGCT
This sequence is a window from Candidatus Neomarinimicrobiota bacterium. Protein-coding genes within it:
- a CDS encoding oxidase encodes the protein MDRFKRENNSSVNAVSLMSEGASERIIPGPPPVDDKHEESLDVWGFRDTVFRINSSGNVELTGTRYNFSGVEMPTLLPWLSGIMDVDIRSGVTNPSGYPPVSPESV